The Candidatus Izemoplasma sp. genome has a window encoding:
- a CDS encoding aldo/keto reductase → MEYRKISVGNNEKEVSLLGFGCMRFPLKDGEIDKVEAKKMMDYAVEHGVNYIDTAYPYHGGKSELFVKEVIKDYDRESFYLADKLPLWECETEEDVDKIFHEQLEKCGVEYFDFYLIHAVNKDRLAKAKKLNVIKHLEKYREEGKIRNIGFSFHDDLKTFRQWVDLYDWDFCQIQLNYMDVHHQQGMTGYKLLTEKNIPVIIMEPVKGGNLVNFNDEIKQEFEALDPNKSIVSWAFRWVGSLPNVKVILSGMSTMDHVKDNIDTFSPFESLTDNEVSAISDIRKKILSYSEVDCTSCNYCMPCPHGVNIPGNFRIFNGHAMYHNDKHSSWQIGNLQDKDAFADACIECNECLPKCPQNIEIPTELRRFERYAEDNGLKN, encoded by the coding sequence ATGGAATATCGCAAAATTTCAGTAGGAAACAACGAAAAAGAGGTATCATTATTAGGCTTTGGATGTATGAGGTTTCCCTTAAAAGATGGAGAAATCGATAAAGTTGAAGCGAAAAAAATGATGGACTATGCAGTTGAACACGGTGTTAACTATATTGATACCGCATACCCTTACCACGGCGGTAAGAGTGAATTGTTTGTGAAAGAAGTTATCAAAGATTATGATCGTGAATCGTTTTATCTAGCTGATAAGTTACCACTATGGGAATGTGAAACAGAAGAAGATGTTGATAAAATTTTCCACGAGCAATTAGAAAAATGTGGTGTGGAGTACTTTGATTTTTATTTAATTCATGCCGTAAATAAAGACCGTCTAGCAAAAGCAAAGAAACTTAATGTCATCAAACATTTAGAAAAATATCGTGAGGAAGGTAAAATTCGTAATATCGGATTTAGTTTTCATGATGATTTGAAAACATTTAGACAATGGGTAGATTTATATGATTGGGACTTTTGCCAAATACAATTAAATTATATGGATGTTCACCATCAACAAGGGATGACAGGGTATAAGCTACTCACAGAAAAAAATATCCCCGTTATTATTATGGAACCTGTTAAAGGTGGAAATCTCGTTAACTTTAATGATGAAATCAAACAAGAATTTGAAGCGCTTGATCCGAATAAATCAATTGTATCGTGGGCATTTCGATGGGTTGGAAGCTTACCAAATGTTAAAGTGATACTAAGCGGTATGTCTACAATGGATCATGTAAAAGACAATATTGATACCTTTTCTCCTTTTGAATCTCTTACAGATAATGAAGTGAGTGCAATAAGTGATATTCGTAAAAAAATATTGTCTTATTCAGAAGTCGATTGCACTTCCTGTAATTATTGTATGCCGTGTCCACATGGTGTCAATATACCAGGTAATTTCCGCATTTTTAATGGTCATGCAATGTATCATAACGATAAACATAGCTCATGGCAAATAGGAAATTTACAGGATAAAGATGCCTTTGCGGATGCATGCATTGAATGTAATGAATGTTTACCTAAGTGTCCACAAAACATCGAAATACCAACAGAATTAAGACGTTTTGAACGTTATGCAGAAGATAATGGACTTAAAAACTAA
- a CDS encoding YegS/Rv2252/BmrU family lipid kinase codes for MKKCTVIYNPVSGKKQFEQELDYVKSQIQKQGYTVLIEKTTRQKHAIQLAKESCKRRDDLMVISGGDGTFHECLNGIDQCEYHPKIGYIPAGTACDVASTLRIPKDVKKALDIIFRGNSVKMDYAKSNKGSFIYVSAIGTYVDISYVTDSKLKKYLGYFAYIITGIKEFFTIPMIKAKIEHDHGFLRGYFSLILVVNSKRVAGFNIVKKPILDDGKLDIVLYRYVPLLNNLIYFISFVIGPKFLPGVKRIRTSKAKIYTDHPHKWNMDGEEANSGNLSLEVKKQQIELFVDESIQNRYFKEQ; via the coding sequence ATGAAAAAATGTACTGTGATTTATAATCCAGTGAGCGGTAAAAAACAATTTGAACAAGAACTGGATTATGTAAAGTCACAAATACAAAAACAGGGATATACGGTACTAATTGAAAAGACAACACGTCAGAAACATGCTATACAACTAGCCAAAGAATCATGTAAACGCAGAGATGATTTAATGGTTATTTCGGGTGGAGATGGGACATTCCACGAATGTTTAAACGGAATAGATCAGTGTGAGTATCACCCAAAAATAGGGTACATTCCAGCGGGAACAGCATGCGATGTTGCCAGTACACTACGCATACCAAAAGATGTGAAAAAAGCGCTAGATATTATTTTTAGAGGAAATAGCGTAAAAATGGATTATGCGAAAAGTAACAAAGGATCTTTCATTTATGTATCTGCAATCGGTACATATGTGGATATATCTTATGTGACAGACTCTAAATTAAAGAAATACCTAGGATACTTTGCGTATATCATTACAGGAATCAAAGAATTTTTTACAATTCCAATGATTAAGGCTAAAATCGAACATGATCATGGATTTTTAAGAGGGTATTTTTCATTAATACTCGTTGTTAATTCAAAACGTGTCGCAGGCTTTAACATCGTAAAAAAACCTATTTTAGATGATGGGAAATTGGATATTGTTTTATATCGCTATGTACCATTATTAAACAACTTGATATATTTTATATCATTTGTCATAGGACCTAAATTTTTACCAGGAGTGAAGCGGATTAGGACCTCAAAGGCAAAAATCTACACCGATCATCCTCATAAATGGAATATGGATGGAGAAGAAGCCAATTCAGGTAATTTAAGTTTAGAAGTTAAAAAACAACAAATTGAATTATTTGTTGATGAAAGCATACAAAATAGATATTTTAAGGAGCAATGA
- the pta gene encoding phosphate acetyltransferase, with translation MSTIINELKSQIKGKGIKIVFPESNDERILQAAERLSREGLLTPVLIKTEEGIDSKFDLSKCDIIDPNDYDQFDDMVEAFVERRKGKNTKEEALKLLKVENYFGTMLVYMNKAAGLVSGAAHSTGETVLPALQIIKTKPGVSRTFGYFLMVRDDEKYIFGDCAINPNPTSENLAEFAVESAKAAEMFGITPRVALLSFSTNGSADTEESQKVKKAVELAQKMDSGYMIDGEMQFDAAFVPRVGEKKYPDSSVAGQANTFVFPDLNSGNIGYKIAQRLGNFEAMGPILAGLNQPVNDLSRGCDAEDAYNTAIITAAQTLNK, from the coding sequence GTGTCAACGATTATAAATGAATTAAAATCACAAATTAAAGGTAAAGGTATCAAAATCGTTTTCCCAGAATCAAATGATGAAAGGATTTTACAAGCAGCTGAAAGATTAAGCCGCGAAGGATTACTTACCCCTGTTTTGATTAAGACTGAAGAAGGGATTGATTCTAAGTTTGACCTAAGCAAATGTGACATTATTGATCCAAATGACTATGATCAGTTTGATGACATGGTTGAGGCATTTGTTGAGAGACGTAAAGGAAAAAACACCAAAGAAGAAGCGTTAAAATTATTAAAAGTTGAAAACTATTTTGGAACCATGCTTGTTTATATGAATAAAGCAGCCGGATTAGTTAGTGGTGCAGCCCATTCAACGGGTGAAACAGTATTGCCTGCATTACAAATAATTAAGACCAAACCAGGCGTTTCAAGAACATTTGGATATTTCTTAATGGTCCGCGATGATGAGAAATATATCTTTGGAGATTGTGCTATTAATCCAAATCCGACATCTGAAAATCTGGCTGAATTTGCTGTAGAATCAGCAAAAGCAGCAGAGATGTTCGGTATTACACCAAGGGTTGCGTTATTATCATTTTCAACTAATGGTAGTGCTGATACAGAAGAAAGCCAAAAAGTTAAAAAGGCAGTTGAGTTAGCACAGAAGATGGATTCGGGTTATATGATAGATGGAGAGATGCAGTTTGATGCAGCATTCGTGCCTCGTGTTGGAGAGAAAAAATATCCTGATTCATCTGTGGCTGGACAAGCAAACACGTTTGTATTTCCAGATTTAAATAGTGGGAATATTGGGTATAAAATTGCACAACGTTTAGGTAATTTTGAAGCGATGGGACCAATATTGGCAGGATTAAATCAACCTGTAAATGATTTGAGCCGTGGATGTGATGCTGAAGACGCTTATAACACAGCGATTATTACCGCAGCGCAAACACTTAACAAATAA
- a CDS encoding HAD-IA family hydrolase produces the protein MAKINTIIYDLDGTLVNTNDIIVKSFKATFKKHFPDISLDLETIKKFIGPPLDETLRNYTKDPFIIQEMIDTYRSFYRQYEERGHELYPEVIQTVKQLKAEGYQLAILTSKTRDAAWPSYTETGLSDYFDLFIGWDDVPNPKPHEDAVNTVLVALNNVKQAIMIGDNQGDILAGKNAGIYSAGVAWSFKGSAHLMLVDPDYMLKDMPDIFRILKLIEGEISYGE, from the coding sequence ATGGCAAAAATAAATACCATCATCTATGATTTAGATGGTACATTAGTTAATACGAACGATATCATTGTAAAAAGTTTTAAAGCAACCTTTAAAAAACATTTCCCAGATATTTCATTAGACTTAGAGACCATAAAAAAATTTATTGGTCCTCCGCTCGATGAAACTCTTAGAAATTACACAAAGGATCCCTTTATTATTCAAGAAATGATTGATACCTACCGCTCTTTTTATCGTCAGTATGAGGAAAGGGGTCATGAATTATATCCTGAGGTTATTCAAACTGTCAAACAACTTAAGGCAGAGGGATATCAATTAGCAATTCTAACATCTAAGACACGTGACGCGGCTTGGCCTAGTTATACAGAGACAGGCTTATCAGATTATTTTGATCTGTTTATAGGCTGGGATGATGTCCCTAACCCAAAACCCCATGAAGATGCTGTGAATACTGTTTTAGTAGCACTAAACAATGTTAAACAAGCTATTATGATTGGAGATAATCAAGGAGACATTCTCGCTGGTAAAAATGCTGGTATTTACAGTGCAGGCGTTGCTTGGAGCTTTAAAGGTAGTGCCCATTTAATGTTGGTAGACCCAGACTATATGCTTAAAGATATGCCAGATATATTTCGTATATTAAAACTCATTGAAGGAGAGATAAGTTATGGCGAATGA
- a CDS encoding HIT family protein, producing the protein MANECIFCKIDKGEIPSYTVYEDDYVRAFLDITQGTKGHTLIIPKKHVKNIYDIDQETINHVFSVVPKVARALQKAFNPIGLNIVNNNDEPLQSVFHFHVHLIPRYKDDGMVLKTDNNYGKISTETFNNLVAKIKENL; encoded by the coding sequence ATGGCGAATGAATGTATTTTTTGTAAAATTGACAAAGGGGAAATCCCTTCATACACCGTTTATGAAGATGACTATGTAAGAGCTTTTTTAGACATAACTCAAGGCACAAAAGGTCACACATTAATTATCCCTAAGAAACACGTCAAGAATATCTATGACATAGATCAAGAAACAATTAATCACGTTTTTTCTGTAGTTCCAAAAGTAGCTCGTGCTCTACAAAAAGCCTTCAACCCCATTGGACTTAATATTGTCAATAATAACGATGAACCGCTTCAAAGCGTGTTCCATTTCCATGTACATCTTATTCCCCGTTACAAAGATGATGGAATGGTTCTAAAAACAGACAATAACTATGGTAAAATCTCCACTGAAACATTTAATAATCTGGTGGCTAAAATAAAAGAAAATTTATAA
- a CDS encoding leucyl aminopeptidase family protein, with amino-acid sequence MDIIEQKTFTLEKEDKHIVLASDNNNDIVNQLEKALDINFNDVLDDTITTIPTLKKLKTSKITVVKKACILDNKEDVIAHIAKMEEDVILLGDTFVTEEKTLLSEVVEKRLTEQYRFDRFKETKKTVYKTYFFAKKNVYETLKKGQIIGDAINTCRDLVNTPYNYLNAEALAIHAKGLERYQNITVDVYDKDAIEEMNMGAYLGVNKGSTDEPKLIVIKYNNGGKSPYTGLVGKGVMYDTGGYSLKTPTSMPGMKVDMAGAAAVVASIEAIAQLELEANVMSVVAATDNRIGKEAIVPDDILTAANGKTIEVISTDAEGRLTLADALWFAQKEGAKRVIDVATLTGSIVRALGNKLTGAYTNNQAFLSEFKAVTEKTNEPIWEMPITKVYHDELKSKVADLQNKGSALAGASIAAAFLQNFVEEKTEWIHLDIAGTSSNKKEATGVMVKSFVELFA; translated from the coding sequence ATGGATATTATTGAGCAAAAAACATTTACTTTAGAAAAAGAAGACAAACACATTGTTTTAGCATCAGATAATAACAATGACATAGTCAACCAATTAGAAAAAGCATTAGACATTAATTTTAACGACGTTTTAGACGACACAATAACAACAATTCCAACACTAAAAAAACTTAAAACATCGAAAATTACAGTAGTGAAAAAGGCATGTATTTTGGACAATAAAGAAGATGTTATCGCGCACATCGCCAAGATGGAAGAAGATGTTATTCTTCTAGGAGATACATTTGTAACTGAAGAAAAAACCTTATTAAGTGAAGTCGTTGAAAAGAGATTAACAGAACAATACCGTTTTGATCGGTTTAAAGAAACAAAAAAAACGGTCTATAAAACCTATTTCTTTGCGAAAAAAAACGTTTATGAGACGTTGAAGAAAGGTCAAATTATCGGGGACGCCATTAACACTTGTAGAGATTTAGTTAACACACCATATAATTATCTGAATGCAGAAGCCCTTGCAATCCATGCGAAAGGGTTAGAAAGATATCAAAACATCACTGTCGATGTGTATGACAAAGATGCCATAGAAGAAATGAATATGGGCGCATATTTAGGGGTAAATAAAGGGTCTACTGATGAACCTAAATTGATAGTGATAAAATATAATAACGGTGGGAAATCGCCTTATACAGGTCTCGTAGGAAAAGGAGTCATGTATGATACAGGAGGATATTCTTTAAAAACGCCAACGAGTATGCCAGGCATGAAAGTTGACATGGCAGGGGCTGCGGCTGTGGTCGCATCAATTGAAGCAATCGCTCAATTAGAGTTAGAAGCAAATGTAATGAGTGTTGTTGCTGCTACAGATAACCGTATTGGAAAAGAAGCAATTGTACCAGATGATATTTTAACTGCTGCTAACGGTAAAACTATAGAAGTCATTTCAACCGATGCAGAAGGACGCTTAACATTAGCAGATGCATTATGGTTTGCTCAAAAAGAAGGCGCAAAACGTGTCATTGATGTAGCGACGTTAACAGGCTCAATTGTACGGGCTTTAGGAAACAAATTAACAGGTGCCTATACAAATAATCAAGCATTCTTAAGTGAATTTAAAGCTGTTACAGAAAAGACCAATGAACCGATTTGGGAAATGCCAATTACTAAAGTGTATCATGATGAATTAAAAAGTAAAGTAGCGGATTTACAAAATAAAGGATCTGCCTTAGCAGGGGCTAGTATAGCTGCCGCATTTTTACAGAATTTTGTTGAAGAAAAGACCGAATGGATTCATTTAGATATTGCTGGAACCTCATCAAATAAGAAAGAAGCTACAGGAGTTATGGTTAAAAGTTTTGTTGAGTTATTCGCATAA
- the serS gene encoding serine--tRNA ligase — protein sequence MLDLKDLRDNVDTIIELLNRRGDDFSYLKELVKLDERRREMIQTVESTKAKRNEISKKIGQYKREKKDPQPLFDEIAEIGQGVKTLEKELEEIEDDIHHQLLMTPNVPHPDIPVGKDESDNVIIKTQGEPTSFEFEPLAHWDLADSLDIIDFDRATKVAGSRFAVYKGLGARLERVLIQFMSDLHAHEHGYTEILPPYLVNTASMTATGQLPKFKEDAFQIRDERGFYLNPTAEVPTINLHRDEILDAEKLPISYTAFTTAFRKEAGSAGRDTRGIIRQHQFNKVELIKFTKPENSYKALDEMLTHSEKVLQLLKLPYRVVDLCTGDLGFSMRKTYDIEVWLPSYNTYREIGSISNAEDYQARRGNIKFKRDQKSKPEFVHTLNGSGLAVGRTVVAIMENYQLADGTIKIPEVLVPYMKTDIIK from the coding sequence ATGTTAGATTTAAAAGATTTAAGAGATAATGTCGACACAATCATTGAATTATTAAATAGGAGAGGTGATGATTTCTCTTATTTAAAAGAACTTGTTAAATTGGATGAGCGTAGAAGAGAAATGATTCAAACAGTTGAATCAACAAAAGCCAAAAGAAACGAAATCAGCAAAAAGATTGGCCAATATAAACGCGAAAAGAAAGATCCTCAACCGTTATTTGATGAAATTGCTGAGATTGGGCAAGGTGTCAAAACTCTTGAAAAGGAACTAGAAGAGATTGAGGATGATATTCATCATCAATTATTGATGACACCAAATGTTCCGCATCCTGATATCCCTGTTGGTAAAGATGAATCAGATAATGTCATCATCAAGACCCAAGGAGAACCTACTTCTTTTGAATTTGAGCCGTTAGCGCACTGGGATTTAGCGGATTCATTAGATATTATTGATTTTGATCGTGCAACAAAAGTTGCGGGAAGCCGCTTTGCAGTGTATAAAGGACTTGGGGCAAGGTTAGAGCGGGTATTAATCCAGTTCATGTCAGACTTACATGCTCATGAACATGGCTATACAGAAATTTTACCACCTTATTTGGTGAATACTGCGTCAATGACAGCAACGGGACAACTACCAAAATTTAAGGAAGATGCATTCCAAATTCGTGATGAAAGAGGATTTTACTTAAATCCAACAGCAGAAGTCCCTACGATTAATCTACATCGTGATGAAATACTCGATGCAGAAAAATTACCAATCAGCTATACAGCGTTTACAACTGCGTTTCGTAAAGAAGCTGGTAGTGCCGGTAGAGATACGAGAGGGATTATTCGTCAACACCAGTTTAATAAAGTTGAATTGATTAAGTTTACAAAACCAGAAAATTCTTATAAAGCGTTGGACGAGATGTTAACACATAGCGAAAAAGTCTTACAATTACTAAAATTACCATACCGTGTTGTTGATCTTTGTACGGGAGATTTAGGCTTCTCTATGCGAAAAACATATGATATTGAAGTATGGTTACCTTCATATAATACATATCGTGAAATTGGTAGTATCTCAAATGCAGAAGATTACCAAGCTCGAAGAGGAAATATCAAGTTTAAACGTGACCAAAAGAGCAAGCCAGAGTTTGTTCACACATTAAATGGATCAGGCTTAGCTGTAGGAAGAACCGTAGTTGCGATTATGGAAAACTACCAACTAGCAGACGGAACGATTAAAATACCGGAAGTATTAGTCCCATATATGAAAACAGATATTATCAAATAA
- the gyrA gene encoding DNA gyrase subunit A gives MDENMTLYDKIKGINIADEMKTSFLSYAMSVIVARALPDVRDGLKPVHRRILYGMDELGLYPEKSYKKSARIVGDVMGKYHPHGDSAIYDAMVRMAQDFSYRYPLVNGHGNFGSIDGDGAAAMRYTEAKMHKITSDMLADIKKDTIDFVENYDGTEQEPSVLPAKYPNLLVNGATGIAVGMATNIPPHNLTEVIDGILAYIKNPEIEIDELMSYIPGPDFPTGGTILGRTGLRQAYETGNGSIKIRAKSEIKELKNGKKQIIVTEIPYQVNKSRLIEKIANLAKEKRIEGITDLRDESNREGIRVVMELKRGINAEVTLNNLYKYTPLQTSFGINMLALNNNQPQVMPLKDILMHYVAHQINVLTRKTNYDLNKAQKRAHIVEGLLIALDNIEEVIKTIRESYDDTEEKLINRFDLSEKQAKAILEMRLRRLSGLEREKLDQELIDLQVTIEELEFILNNEFKKYEIVEEQLIDIKNRFGDERRSEISLSLDLELEDEDLIPEEDVIITITNSGYCKRMNTEVYKTQNRGGKGMKGMQTLDDDVVEHVIFTSTHNYILFFTNTGRVYKMKGYRIPNFGRTSRGLPLVNLLELAEGERLTAVTKIDDFDNDKFLFFATKKGVVKRTKVSEYQNIRTTGIKAINLRDDDELLAVRLTDGTKDVLLGASNGKAIRFDENDARPMGRVSTGVRGILIEDDQEVVGFTVVSENKHQVLVVTENGYGKRTEMTEYRQQNRGGKGVKTLQITDKNGALCKMRSVNGTEDLIITTTKGQIIRLPVEQIAISKRATQGVRLINLNDGHEIASLAIIEPEEDEEILLPAEEVIDTPVITPETNLQTIKDKPLEKVTEHPLQETDKDDTTE, from the coding sequence ATGGATGAAAATATGACATTATATGATAAAATAAAAGGCATTAATATTGCTGATGAAATGAAGACCTCATTTTTAAGTTATGCAATGAGTGTTATCGTAGCACGCGCATTGCCAGATGTTAGAGATGGGTTAAAACCTGTACATCGTCGGATTCTTTATGGCATGGACGAACTCGGACTGTATCCAGAAAAATCGTACAAAAAATCAGCTAGAATCGTTGGGGATGTTATGGGGAAATATCATCCTCATGGTGACAGTGCGATTTATGATGCGATGGTGCGTATGGCACAAGACTTTAGTTATCGTTATCCCCTAGTAAACGGGCATGGTAACTTCGGTTCTATAGATGGCGATGGCGCAGCAGCTATGCGTTATACAGAAGCCAAAATGCATAAAATCACATCTGATATGCTCGCAGATATAAAAAAAGACACCATAGATTTTGTTGAAAACTATGATGGTACTGAACAAGAACCAAGCGTATTACCTGCAAAATATCCCAATTTACTCGTCAATGGTGCAACTGGGATTGCGGTTGGTATGGCGACCAATATCCCTCCACATAACCTTACAGAAGTCATTGACGGCATTTTAGCCTATATTAAAAACCCTGAAATAGAGATTGATGAATTAATGTCTTATATTCCTGGCCCGGATTTTCCTACTGGTGGAACTATTCTCGGCCGTACAGGATTAAGACAAGCTTATGAAACGGGTAATGGATCAATAAAAATTCGGGCTAAGAGTGAAATCAAGGAACTCAAAAATGGCAAAAAACAAATTATCGTTACGGAAATCCCTTACCAGGTTAATAAATCACGTTTAATTGAAAAAATCGCTAATTTAGCGAAAGAAAAACGAATTGAGGGAATTACGGATTTACGTGATGAATCAAATCGTGAAGGGATACGCGTTGTGATGGAATTAAAGCGTGGGATCAACGCGGAAGTTACATTAAATAATTTGTATAAATATACACCACTTCAAACATCATTTGGAATCAATATGTTGGCATTAAACAATAACCAGCCACAAGTCATGCCACTCAAAGATATCTTAATGCATTATGTGGCGCATCAAATTAATGTTTTAACACGTAAAACAAATTATGACTTAAATAAAGCACAAAAAAGAGCCCATATTGTAGAAGGGCTATTGATTGCTTTAGATAATATTGAAGAAGTCATCAAGACAATCAGAGAATCTTATGATGATACAGAAGAAAAGTTAATTAATCGCTTTGATTTAAGTGAAAAACAAGCTAAAGCCATTTTAGAAATGCGCTTACGCCGCTTGAGTGGTCTTGAACGAGAGAAATTAGACCAAGAGCTTATAGATCTCCAAGTGACGATTGAAGAACTTGAATTTATTCTTAACAACGAATTTAAAAAATATGAAATTGTTGAAGAACAATTAATTGATATCAAAAATAGATTTGGTGATGAACGCCGTAGTGAAATTAGTTTATCACTTGATTTAGAGTTAGAAGACGAAGACCTAATTCCTGAAGAAGATGTCATTATTACCATTACAAACAGTGGTTATTGTAAACGCATGAATACTGAAGTCTACAAAACACAAAACCGTGGTGGTAAGGGAATGAAAGGTATGCAAACACTAGATGATGATGTTGTTGAACACGTTATTTTTACCTCAACACATAACTACATTTTATTCTTCACAAACACTGGTAGAGTGTACAAAATGAAAGGGTATCGTATACCAAACTTCGGTCGAACATCTCGGGGATTACCATTGGTAAATTTACTTGAATTAGCTGAAGGAGAAAGGCTAACCGCAGTAACCAAAATTGATGATTTTGATAACGATAAATTTCTTTTCTTCGCAACTAAAAAAGGTGTTGTGAAACGGACAAAAGTATCTGAATATCAAAATATTCGTACAACAGGGATTAAAGCAATTAACTTAAGAGACGATGATGAGTTACTCGCAGTACGTTTAACTGATGGAACGAAAGATGTCTTATTAGGCGCATCGAACGGAAAAGCTATTCGTTTTGATGAAAATGATGCACGACCAATGGGGCGCGTTTCAACGGGTGTCCGAGGGATACTGATTGAAGATGATCAAGAGGTCGTTGGATTTACCGTCGTATCAGAAAATAAACATCAAGTCTTAGTTGTGACAGAAAATGGATATGGAAAACGTACCGAAATGACCGAATATCGCCAACAAAATCGTGGCGGTAAAGGTGTAAAAACCTTGCAAATCACAGATAAAAATGGTGCGCTTTGTAAAATGCGCAGTGTAAATGGTACAGAGGATTTAATCATCACCACGACCAAAGGTCAGATTATTCGTTTACCAGTTGAACAAATTGCTATATCAAAACGCGCAACTCAAGGGGTAAGACTTATCAACTTGAATGATGGACATGAAATTGCGTCATTAGCCATCATCGAACCTGAAGAAGATGAGGAAATCTTATTACCGGCTGAAGAAGTGATTGATACACCCGTGATTACACCAGAAACTAACCTTCAAACCATTAAAGATAAGCCTTTAGAAAAAGTCACAGAACATCCACTTCAGGAAACTGATAAAGACGATACTACTGAATAA